Genomic DNA from Choristoneura fumiferana chromosome 16, NRCan_CFum_1, whole genome shotgun sequence:
CATCCAAGCCATGGCGGCGACGGCGTTGGTGACGCGTCGCGCGGCCGGCGACAGAGGCCTGCCGCGCGCTACGAACCAGAGCCCCGTCGCTAGTGCCAGCGTCGTCGTGCCTGCAACGCCACTTACAATGACAGCCAGTTCGTGgtgtagaaagaaagaagaatagttatttgtgtcacaagggagcaaaatggtgtatttacggcgagggcgtacattgaatccagaatgtagcgaaggattctacaatagaatcctaagcgtaatgagggattcaagtgttaacgcccaagatgaaaatagttttgctcccgagtggctcatacaacttttcacaccgagcattaagaaacttgaaaaaaacaaattctaaatattattaaagaacaaccagcatagaaaatggcgtggctttacaattatcaatttcaaaaatggcctttgcaataaaataattagaaaagccttgaacagaaaagttgcactttgctccctctcgtcatggaggaaaagttacttttctgaaggagaggtgtgaaaagattTTTTACTGATTCGGCACAtatgaacagaaaaaaaatctcacCACGAGCACGGCCGCTGCAAcgtggccgaaacgtcgagttCATTTTAAGGAATACCTATATACGTTATAGTCGTGATAACTACTTTACTAGTGTTTATTGTCAAAAtgccacaaacgggacttatcacgctaaaacacacgagtaatatttacctcgacgtttcaaccacattacagtggccgtggtcacgagtagactgaagtgtagcgTGTCAAGtttgcctagcagcgcgagtccttcgaactacccgcacttggttacaaaaagtaccggcactcgtatctcgaactaccggcacttggtcatttttagggttccggagccaaaatggcaaaaacggaacccttatagtttcgccatgtctgtctgtccgtccgcggctttgctcagggactatcaatgctagaaagctgtaattttgcacggatatataagtaaactatgccgacaaaatggtacaattaaaaattcaaaaatatttttttttagggtacctcccatagacgtacgtaaagtggaggtgatttttttttctcatccaaccctatagtgtgggttatcgtttttcgattcagtgatttttttgcgaaatattcaactttaaagtgcaaaaattcataaaaatcgagcgcccccccccctctaaaatctaaaccgatgagtggaaaaatttgaaaaaaatcaggatggtatttaagtatatcaaactttcaaggaaaactataacggctaagtttgcttgaaaattattagtagtttatgagtaaatagcagcctaaggtacctatatatacctaaacttggaagattccgtataaaatacgaaatccttagaaaaatattacttaattttttcataatggctacggaaccctattttgggcgtgtccgacacgctcttggccggtttttatttgtcaccccatcacaccgacacaacaCTAACAAGTAATAACGTCCGATCGTTCctcagaacattcatcccgacgccgacacttattttaacaggataaataaataagtgtgtgtgtgtgctgccGTTTTAGCGCGAAGGAATACGAAACACATACACATGCAagcttttacatttataacattagtaagatcatcatcatcatcctagcccactgctgggcacaggcctcctctcagaatgagggggcttgggccgtagttcccacgcgggcccagtgcggattgggaacttcacacaccattgaattgcttcgcaggttttgtgcaGATTTCCCTCGCGGTGTTTCCTTCACCacgaagctcgtggtaatttggtaaacaaaatgtatcgaaaaatacaaactgagacatggatgcacagaaaaaccagaaaaagagaccagcgctgggaatcgaacccaggtcctcagcaatccgtgctgcgtgctataacccctacaccaccgctggacaggaatctagacacgaatttttcctatgcatacatatctcaggttgcttatttctactacgctacttatgcagcagcactagcgacatctatgttccgctctcatcgagagacgtcacactctttcggaaccaaccgctcacccagacaagagatgtcgctactaagcaatcaaattatgattggttttttggagtctttttgtattttttatttcaactccaaatttgttacttttacgggtaaaaattcgtgtctagattcctgtccagcggtggtgtaggggttatagcacgcagcacggattgctgaggacctgggtccgattcccagcgctggtctctttttctggtttttctgtgcatccatgtctcagtttgtattttcgatatggtttcacgggatacccgtaaaagtaacaaatttggagttgaaataaaaaatacaaaaagactccaaaaaaccaatcataaacaaaatgtaatttcgcacatgaatttcaaaaatgtcagaggtgcgagccggggtttgagcccacgatcTTCTGATTACGCGATAAGTCAAACTACCAGGCCACTACGGCTTAGTAAGATGTTAGTAGGAGGATAGGTTAATCAGGTAGGTTACCCAAGACGCGATGGTCAAACTGTACAGTTGTGGGATTCTCGGTGAAGTTCCTGAGCGTCGGGCTGAAGGCCAGGATGTCTTCGGGCACCCAGCGCTCGCCCATCTTCGGGAACGAATTGTACACCAAACCGGCGTCCAGCCCCGCCACGAAAGCGCCTGCGACGAACAAATAcaggtaaataatttattgaaacaggcgttactttgacctgtgtggtgtcgggttagaattacacctctccatttcttccgtggatgtcgtaagcgGCGATGGAGGATATAGGTTaattaaggtataccgtaggcgacaggctagcaacctgtcactattttaccgtttttgtcaaacttaaaacatacaattgctaaaagtggctccgaagcggtaacgtgtgcctaccccatttgggaatacaggtgtgatgtttgtgtgtgtgtgtgtgtgcgttcctctgaggaggtccatatcaatgaacaaaatcaattactttgctcacgcgTTACCCCcttatttataaaacttaacaagcctatgttaactaacaaatgctttgtccctttctaacaaatacaaatgtcgaagtgacagataaggacaaacgaattttagcggcattttaactaaaataggtttgattttcgtttatgaataagggggttaatctATAaagtcacagctcattagagccacccggcacccgaccagcaccgccgcGACTTTCGGcgaggtggtccacgggtggacgccgcgatgacgagtggacctcgcgtggtcaacGAGTGAACGTCTTGTGGTCAAAGAGTGGacgtcgcgtggtccacgaaatACGAATTTCCGAGTAAGTAGTCTATTATGAAATGAGGGTGGGGAGCGCCGCGCCGAACGCGTGCGGTTCACACGAGGCAAGCGTACGAACagcgagctatcaccgagtggtctactcgccgtccgcgcgtgttTCTCATAAGTATAGTTCACGACAAAAAACAGTGCAAATCAAATGTAGGTGATGTAGGTGTAGCCTCCTGAAGATGATAGCTGTAAGAGATGAGTGCTCTATagtgaataatttaattaaatcaacgCTTTCACTTGTTCAATATGTATGTAGGACTGTAGATACTTGGCTGAGCGGAATGATAGAGTGAATGACAGATGTGGAAGAATGGGAGAGAGTGAATGGAGATGAAAAAGAGTGAATGATGAGAAAAACTAATAAAGGGCGGACATGAGAAGGTGTTTTCTGTGTAATTACTctaatttttgtaaaatacaGTGCTTGAAGTcaataaaacctttttaatgGTTACCCGAGCCTACATATtgtatactaacatagttataaataaaccactAATAATATATGGATCCTTTGTTGTCTGAATATTCCGCCATTTTCCTTTAAGTTGACAATACACTCACCCGACATAGCAGTAAAGAACGCCATAGCCTTAACCGCATGCGCGAACGCCGTGACGCCCCTCAGCTCCTTTATCTTGGCGAGCGTGCCTCCGGGGAAGGGGCGGAGCACCCGCAGGGCTCCGGCCAGCAGCCCCGAGTACAGGACGAAGGCGAGCCCCAGGTGCGCCGCCAGGCGGTACTGCGACACGCGGGGCACGTCAGAGGGACCCTGGAAACGGTCCTCCAGCCCGGACTTCACCATGTACCAGCCCATCAGACCCTGGATTTGAACAAAAGTAAATAACAGAAACTAGTTTTGTTAAAGTCCTGAACAAAGTTtgaattttaaagttgaatatcttACAAACGATTCATtgtatcgaaaaatcgtcgtcaTAACCCCGTAATGACCTATTTAACAGacctacagtaaaaaaaaaacactcccacttaACTTCTATAGGAGGACCATAAAGATTTCtttcttcattttattttaccacttgtcggcataattgctgtatatatccatgcaaaataacagttttctagcactagTAGTCTCTAAGtgaagccgcggacggacgaagACAGACATGcagaaactataagagttctgcttttgccattttagctacggaaccctaaaaaaggtccTTGGGTTTTATCAGCATGTCACGACCCTGCCTACGACGAATTGTAGTAAAACACTTTAAAAGTCAGGAATATAAATTTCCGAAGTTCGATAACGATCatcttaatgagggctatcgttttttgtcttattagatggcgccactgttgcgtgaggttttgacgtgtgactttcaaagtctgcttgttattacgggcgtgaaaacaaagtttagattaatatcatatttaatacaccttaaaaccgtaccataaaaatatcgagcaaccacagtgttgcgtagtcccgttttgttcggaaaaaagggaggacaaaagtttccgaaagacaaaactgtctcaaaacacagacattaattgccccgtaacgcataattgccataattaatttcaggtattgcaaaatattcacaaaactattctaattataaataaacccgcgtagctcacccaaaaacgatgacatttgacatttcggagacctcacgctacactagcgcctctagcggcgaattcatacgcgatagcctcaTTAGAACCCCCTAGGTTTCCTGACCTGAGCAGCGACGAGCGCGCAGTAGACTGCAACGCGCCCTTTCATCGCCCGGTCCAAGTAGCCCCCAGCCCAGAAGAACGCGGCCGGCACGAACACGGCGGCCCCGATGGCGCGCCCCCACGACCGGTGCGCGAACTCCATCCACCAGATCCATTTGAACTCCGACAGCGTGATGTGCTGATTCTTACTACAATCAAATTGTTACAAGCTTTCCTTCAGCTgaactgtttatttattaaatttatttgtttgggtcaaatcttggaagctaaacttgacccacttccagcggtccgattggcttgaaatttgacatacttatgtaaatttggtgacaatacaataatctagtactgtctagtagtgacatcttggtggtcctgccaggatcgtctccgcgggagggaactcctcaatggttaatagtactgacttgaaatttggtaggtatgtgcagtttaaatgacaattcaagtacagtcgcATCAAAGAAGCGAAGCGTcagaagcgcgtcaaagtttgtgagatggggggggggggtactaAAAACTTTACGcgaaactttaactggctatatcttcataaacatttttagtacaagtttttttgctgactgtacttgcattgtcatctaagctACATgtgcacaccaaatttcaagtcgatgccattaaccgctgaggagttccgttctgcggagacgatcctggccggtctaccaggatttcactaccagatttacataaatatgccaaatttcaagtcaatcgtaCCACGTCTGgcagtgggtcaaatttagcttccaagatacccaaatatatgtataaacaaacgaacaagcttgtaaaaatatgcacGAGTCCAATGTAACTGACttctacataaaatttaaattgactATCTAATGCACTACATAATACCGCAAACTAATGGTACATAGTATCTCAACTTTACTGACCAGCACATAATATAACAACTGACCACTACGTAAACGTAAAACCGCAATCGACTATAGGCTCTATTGATgatataattaaatagtaaaCACGAGCACTTGTGAATTAAACAATACAGCCTCAGTCCATGCGATCGCATCTGACTAACACACAGCATCGCAACTGACAATCACATAATCGCAACCAGGGATATAACGGATGTGggtttatcggaaccgaaagcggaaccagaacCAGAACCGGAGCCTTAGTGATAAGTGGAGATGTTAAAGTAGCTCGTGGCAAGCGGGGCGATGAGCGAATGGCTGGTATAAACCTGTTTTTTTGATGTATGCCGTTCAAGTTCGGCCGCCCGCgttaagcattgacatccgatataactctgtttcaaaagtaacggaaccgaaacggatgtgtaaaggctgaccaggaatataaaaaacctgacgcgagggcagcacttttacgttttatattgcaacattctttacacttactatacgatacctacctaccagtcatattcggtgtcggtgatgttacttaaatgaatattttctaattcctcagactttttctatgacaaatacttttatacattgtgaattattttccttccaggcctatggataatcttcgacattttaacgcacaaaaacataaaataccacgcgcaaacaacgttaaactttgacagcaatagacagatgccATTtcaatttagtgttaccagtgcaagaaattagttctattggttttccgcaatatagcgaggttttttataattttggtcagcctttaaaactaaacggaagttccgacttaatgGAAAAGGAATCGCagctccataacatccctgATCGTAACTGCATGACCACCGCATAGCCGTAACTGACAATCACGTAACTACGTTCTACTTACTACTTGTACTCAGGGAACTGCTGGTACTTGCTGAACTCCCGCTCCCACTCCTCTTCGGTGGTGGGCAGTTTCTCTCCCAGCAGCCGCCACGTCACCATCGACAGCCCCGACTCCGTCAGGCGCGTCACGCCACCTACCGACATGACGCAgtattatttaaagcaatgtTTTTCGAACTTTTTCAGGATGCGGCCCCTCTTGGTTTGAAACATGtttggcgaccccctgcttaCCTCCACTTAGTTTTTttctgaccgtgattgaccctgATGTTAAGCGCAGATGTtaggttcagtaacagcctattcactctagccttgaagagcgcTAGATTGTATGtagaaatacagacgacgggagcgaattccattccttagcagttcgcattatgaaagatgaagcaaaccgctttgtGCTAACGGAacactaactacataagggtgaagacgctcccccgcCTGGAGGTACGTTGGCAATATttacgttgataatacaaacattgaataatcaataatcatacacaataacagtgagaatattttaaagatattgTGAGGCATTGCCGAAAGGAGCATCGCGACCCCACTAGAAATTTGAAGTGAAAATTTAAGATCTAAAGTCAAGGAAGCAGCCGTGCAGCCTAGCATCTTTGGCCCTTAAGGCTTTTTAGtgtataatatacattatatatgtaaggtggtaggaccttgtgcaaggtccgcccggattgctaccaccatcttgcttgctaatcctgccgtgaagcagcagtgcttgcactgttgtgtttcggcgtggagagtaagacagccggtgaaattactggcacttgaggtatcccatcttaggcctctaggttggcaacgcatctgcaatacccctggtgttgcagatgtttatgggcggtggtgatctcttaccatcaggagacccatttgctcgtttgccaaacagtcaaataaaaaaaaaaaaaaggtcaagGGAGCAGAGGCAGGCCCAAGAGCaaacagaaagttggaaaaccctcgactttgtcacttcatagttcaatatctcaaaaacatgtctaaagccgagtttagacttccaagaaaaatcgtgcaaattgcattacttacattgcaaggccgtaaagccaacgagtttctagtggtcaatcgagcgccgcaatgtaatgcaacttgcacaatttttcttgcaaggcACACGgcttaagaaccatcgctaaaaaacctgctttcaaataaaaaaaacgcaatcaaatcggtccacccgtttcgGAGCTATGGTggcgcagacagacacacagacataatatacagacacacatagcggtcaaacttataacacccctctttttgcgtcgggggttaaaaataaacaaaagccAACAGCTAAAACAATTGTGGTAGGTATAACAGCGTTGATTttgaactaaataataataataataataataatataatctttatttcggaatacacATGACTCCATAGATGATTAGTAACAGAGCTTATTTCCTAAAgttagtatttaaaattaatcaattaaattaaattatatgagcattaatttcatttaactgCACACCCTAATTTAGGGTTTGAACTAAACCTAAATTagtaaacttgtaaaaaaataaaaggtttcaCCTCAACCAGGGCAAAACCATAATATCCGTATGTTTTTCAAGGCTCGCTGCTTTAAGTATAATCGAATTAGTCTACCAAGTGctacgtcatttttagggttccgtagtcaactaggaacccttatagtttcgccatgtctgtctgtctggctgccTGTCactccgcggctaagctcagagaccgttagtactgaaagctgtaatttggcatgaatatacata
This window encodes:
- the LOC141436399 gene encoding heme A synthase COX15, with protein sequence MLSVAALCRCPLALRAPGRLLVSGKTSLTNTAVRLATPARSAANLGCNRTRVFRISELLKSNGIVARFCTSAPKPKPSKAVGYWLLGCSGMVFTAVVLGGVTRLTESGLSMVTWRLLGEKLPTTEEEWEREFSKYQQFPEYKYKNQHITLSEFKWIWWMEFAHRSWGRAIGAAVFVPAAFFWAGGYLDRAMKGRVAVYCALVAAQGLMGWYMVKSGLEDRFQGPSDVPRVSQYRLAAHLGLAFVLYSGLLAGALRVLRPFPGGTLAKIKELRGVTAFAHAVKAMAFFTAMSGAFVAGLDAGLVYNSFPKMGERWVPEDILAFSPTLRNFTENPTTVQFDHRVLGTTTLALATGLWFVARGRPLSPAARRVTNAVAAMAWMQVGLGILTLLHYVPTPLAASHQSGSLVLLTLAIWLTHEVKLLKYIPK